A portion of the Nomia melanderi isolate GNS246 chromosome 2, iyNomMela1, whole genome shotgun sequence genome contains these proteins:
- the HisCl1 gene encoding histamine-gated chloride channel subunit 1 isoform X1 has product MTRHSLVILCCYLYTLFDMAALHFSEEICEPVLSTEVEAWHIKVDSLSSSTFRLSARKRGYRFFPKIERESDLEEYGRKEASLSLRDILPLNPKQYDKHRAPKYLGQPTIVYFHVTVLSLDSINEESMTYVADIFLAQSWRDSRLRLPENMSEEYRILDVDWLHNIWRPDCFFKNAKKVTFHEMSIPNHYLWLYHDKTLLYMSKLTLVLSCAMKFESYPHDTQICSMMIESLSHTTQDLVFIWNMTDPLVVNPEIELPQLDISNNYTTDCTIEYSTGNFTCIQIVFNLRRRLGYHLFHTYIPSALIVVMSWIAFWIKPEAIPARVTLGVTSLLTLATQNTQSQQSLPPVSYVKAIDVWMSSCSVFVFLSLMEFAVVNNYMGPVATKAMKGYSDEDLREAIDEFKTPMRNESERSRSPVRPVVVQYDTCCEGRATAIYIDKVSRFFFPFSFLILNVVYWSTFL; this is encoded by the exons ATGACGAGGCACTCTCTGGTGATCCTATGCTGCTACCTGTACACGCTCTTTGACATGGCGGCCCTACACTTTTC CGAGGAAATATGCGAACCGGTACTCTCCACGGAGGTCGAAGCCTGGCACATTAAGGTCGATAGCCTATCGTCCAGTACGTTTCGACTTTCGGCGAGAAAGCGTGGGTACCGGTTTTTTCCGAAGATCGAAAG GGAGTCGGACCTCGAGGAGTACGGCAGGAAGGAGGCGTCTCTGTCGCTGAGGGACATCCTCCCGTTGAACCCGAAGCAGTACGACAAACACAGGGCGCCGAAGTACTTGGGCCAGCCCACGATTGTCTACTTCCATGTCACGGTGCTCAGCCTCGACTCCATAAACGAGGAGTCTATG ACGTACGTCGCGGATATATTCCTGGCTCAAAGCTGGCGGGACTCTAGGCTCCGGCTTCCGGAGAACATGTCCGAGGAGTACAGGATACTGGACGTGGACTGGCTGCACAATATTTGGAGGCCGGACTGCTTCTTCAAGAACGCGAAAAAGGTCACCTTCCACGAGATGTCGATACCGAACCATTACCTCTGGCTCTACCACGACAAGACCCTGCTTTACATGTCAAA GCTGACTCTCGTTCTATCTTGCGCGATGAAGTTCGAGTCTTACCCGCACGACACGCAGATCTGCTCGATGATGATCGAGAGCT TGTCGCACACGACCCAGGACCTGGTGTTCATCTGGAACATGACGGACCCGCTGGTGGTGAACCCGGAGATCGAGCTGCCGCAGCTCGACATCTCGAACAATTACACGACCGACTGCACGATCGAGTACTCCACCGGGAACTTCACGTGCATACAGATCGTGTTCAATCTGCGGCGTCGGCTCGGCTATCACCTGTTCCACACGTACATACCGTCCGCCCTGATCGTGGTCATGTCCTGGATCGCGTTCTGGATCAAGCCTGAGGCGATCCCAGCTCGAGTCACCCTGGGCGTCACGTCGCTGCTCACTTTAG CGACTCAGAACACGCAGTCCCAGCAATCACTGCCGCCGGTCTCCTACGTGAAGGCCATCGACGTGTGGATGTCCTCGTGCAGCGTGTTTGTGTTCCTGTCGCTGATGGAGTTCGCCGTTGTCAACAACTACATGGGCCCGGTCGCCACCAAAGCCATGAAAGGGTACTCGGACGAGGACCTCAGGGAAGCCATCGACGAGTTCAAA ACACCGATGAGGAACGAGTCCGAAAGAAGCAGGAGTCCGGTGAGGCCCGTGGTCGTACAGTACGACACCTGCTGCGAGGGTCGCGCGACGGCGATCTACATCGACAAGGTCTCCAGATTCTTCTTCCCGTTCTCCTTCTTGATCCTGAACGTCGTCTACTGGAGCACCTTCCTgtag
- the HisCl1 gene encoding histamine-gated chloride channel subunit 1 isoform X2: MTRHSLVILCCYLYTLFDMAALHFSESDLEEYGRKEASLSLRDILPLNPKQYDKHRAPKYLGQPTIVYFHVTVLSLDSINEESMTYVADIFLAQSWRDSRLRLPENMSEEYRILDVDWLHNIWRPDCFFKNAKKVTFHEMSIPNHYLWLYHDKTLLYMSKLTLVLSCAMKFESYPHDTQICSMMIESLSHTTQDLVFIWNMTDPLVVNPEIELPQLDISNNYTTDCTIEYSTGNFTCIQIVFNLRRRLGYHLFHTYIPSALIVVMSWIAFWIKPEAIPARVTLGVTSLLTLATQNTQSQQSLPPVSYVKAIDVWMSSCSVFVFLSLMEFAVVNNYMGPVATKAMKGYSDEDLREAIDEFKTPMRNESERSRSPVRPVVVQYDTCCEGRATAIYIDKVSRFFFPFSFLILNVVYWSTFL, encoded by the exons ATGACGAGGCACTCTCTGGTGATCCTATGCTGCTACCTGTACACGCTCTTTGACATGGCGGCCCTACACTTTTC GGAGTCGGACCTCGAGGAGTACGGCAGGAAGGAGGCGTCTCTGTCGCTGAGGGACATCCTCCCGTTGAACCCGAAGCAGTACGACAAACACAGGGCGCCGAAGTACTTGGGCCAGCCCACGATTGTCTACTTCCATGTCACGGTGCTCAGCCTCGACTCCATAAACGAGGAGTCTATG ACGTACGTCGCGGATATATTCCTGGCTCAAAGCTGGCGGGACTCTAGGCTCCGGCTTCCGGAGAACATGTCCGAGGAGTACAGGATACTGGACGTGGACTGGCTGCACAATATTTGGAGGCCGGACTGCTTCTTCAAGAACGCGAAAAAGGTCACCTTCCACGAGATGTCGATACCGAACCATTACCTCTGGCTCTACCACGACAAGACCCTGCTTTACATGTCAAA GCTGACTCTCGTTCTATCTTGCGCGATGAAGTTCGAGTCTTACCCGCACGACACGCAGATCTGCTCGATGATGATCGAGAGCT TGTCGCACACGACCCAGGACCTGGTGTTCATCTGGAACATGACGGACCCGCTGGTGGTGAACCCGGAGATCGAGCTGCCGCAGCTCGACATCTCGAACAATTACACGACCGACTGCACGATCGAGTACTCCACCGGGAACTTCACGTGCATACAGATCGTGTTCAATCTGCGGCGTCGGCTCGGCTATCACCTGTTCCACACGTACATACCGTCCGCCCTGATCGTGGTCATGTCCTGGATCGCGTTCTGGATCAAGCCTGAGGCGATCCCAGCTCGAGTCACCCTGGGCGTCACGTCGCTGCTCACTTTAG CGACTCAGAACACGCAGTCCCAGCAATCACTGCCGCCGGTCTCCTACGTGAAGGCCATCGACGTGTGGATGTCCTCGTGCAGCGTGTTTGTGTTCCTGTCGCTGATGGAGTTCGCCGTTGTCAACAACTACATGGGCCCGGTCGCCACCAAAGCCATGAAAGGGTACTCGGACGAGGACCTCAGGGAAGCCATCGACGAGTTCAAA ACACCGATGAGGAACGAGTCCGAAAGAAGCAGGAGTCCGGTGAGGCCCGTGGTCGTACAGTACGACACCTGCTGCGAGGGTCGCGCGACGGCGATCTACATCGACAAGGTCTCCAGATTCTTCTTCCCGTTCTCCTTCTTGATCCTGAACGTCGTCTACTGGAGCACCTTCCTgtag